Proteins encoded by one window of Nitrincola iocasae:
- the ccoG gene encoding cytochrome c oxidase accessory protein CcoG: protein MHQSPSAQIPLRPINDSYGLEGRKIHVRLTEGRFQNLRRLISWPLLALFFGLVWVQSKGTPWLMFDFPERRILLFGTHFSWYDLHILTGMMITAASLLFFVSMIWGRVWCGFACPQTIWTWIFIRIERWTEGRASLRQRQENMPLRGARLARRIVKHTLWMTVALLTAITFTGYFMPIRDLVAQLAGAEASTTLVGWLVCMTLLTYINAGLVREKICLHACPYSRFQAVMMDDRSLKVSYNAERGEPRGSIKLSSAIQQAKGSVGDCVDCNICVQVCPTGIDIRDGLQAACIDCGACIDACDQVMLKTQRPTGLIGFAAAQEQQQPQRFWRPRLLGYFAVTLIAFSSTGYALVNKKDLVVEIRRDRDSLYREFSDGSLCNFYQIKAESFAPALTQMYVSVSGQEGLVLQGPETFMLDNSGEWTAYRVCLMNPAGGVLPITFNFSDQTRTWSRSSSLITNTHYQQR from the coding sequence ATGCATCAGTCACCATCAGCTCAAATACCACTTCGTCCAATTAACGACTCCTACGGACTTGAAGGACGAAAAATTCATGTACGCCTCACCGAAGGACGCTTTCAGAACCTCAGACGCCTGATCAGCTGGCCATTACTGGCGCTGTTTTTCGGTCTGGTTTGGGTACAGTCCAAGGGTACGCCCTGGTTGATGTTCGACTTCCCTGAGCGACGCATTCTGCTATTCGGCACACATTTTTCCTGGTACGACCTGCATATACTGACAGGGATGATGATTACCGCGGCCAGTCTGCTGTTTTTTGTGTCCATGATCTGGGGCCGTGTCTGGTGCGGCTTTGCGTGCCCACAAACTATCTGGACCTGGATATTTATTCGCATTGAGCGCTGGACTGAAGGGCGTGCGTCTTTGCGCCAGCGTCAGGAAAATATGCCACTCCGTGGAGCCAGACTCGCCCGACGCATCGTAAAACACACCCTGTGGATGACTGTTGCGCTACTCACCGCGATCACCTTCACCGGTTATTTTATGCCTATCCGAGACCTGGTCGCTCAACTGGCCGGTGCAGAGGCATCCACCACTCTGGTTGGCTGGTTAGTCTGCATGACACTGCTAACGTATATCAACGCCGGGTTAGTACGGGAAAAAATTTGCTTACATGCCTGCCCCTATTCACGTTTTCAGGCCGTGATGATGGATGATCGATCACTTAAGGTCAGCTATAACGCTGAACGCGGTGAGCCCAGAGGATCAATAAAACTCAGCAGTGCCATACAACAAGCCAAAGGGTCAGTGGGAGATTGTGTAGACTGTAATATTTGTGTACAGGTGTGCCCCACTGGCATAGATATCCGCGATGGATTACAGGCCGCCTGTATCGATTGTGGTGCCTGTATCGATGCCTGCGATCAGGTGATGCTAAAAACCCAACGTCCGACCGGACTGATCGGTTTCGCAGCCGCCCAAGAACAGCAACAACCTCAGCGTTTTTGGCGTCCACGTCTGCTAGGTTACTTTGCAGTTACATTGATTGCCTTCAGTTCTACTGGATACGCGCTAGTGAACAAGAAAGATCTGGTGGTTGAAATTCGTCGCGATCGCGACAGTCTGTACCGGGAGTTTTCCGATGGATCACTGTGCAACTTCTATCAGATCAAAGCAGAGAGTTTCGCTCCTGCTTTAACGCAGATGTATGTCAGTGTCAGCGGGCAGGAAGGCCTGGTACTTCAAGGACCTGAAACCTTCATGCTGGATAACAGCGGTGAATGGACTGCTTACAGAGTATGCCTTATGAATCCCGCAGGGGGAGTTCTGCCCATCACCTTTAATTTTAGTGATCAGACCAGAACATGGAGTCGTTCATCCAGCCTGATCACCAATACCCACTATCAGCAGCGCTGA
- a CDS encoding TonB-dependent receptor, producing MNRTPQYSLFQLRQLAVAVAFASITQLVNAEQFQMATVLVVEKPAPAVLDNSVQQPPSVIEMLRAATNDSASLLRDIPGVSLYGAGGVSSLPAIHGLADDRLRIKVDGMDLIAACPNHMNPPLSYVEPSNIGLLKVYAGITPVSVGGDSIGGTIIAESPAPEFALSGEGYITKGEVGTFYRSNNAAFGGNLSAIYATEDLNINYSGSWSQADNYTAGDNFKNFVETGRPGHTLDLDEVGSTAYETQNHALSIAFRTGDNLFETRFSYQDMPEQLYPNQRMDLLENTQKLANFAWTREFDWGVMKARAYHETVDHFMDFGDDKRFWYGALSNPDGQACSPIGFMVDGTATTCAAGMPMYSESENSGLSLKADINLNPDQLLRVGADLQRYRLDDYWTASGGGMGPDIFQNINNGQRDRSALFAEVESSHNERWTTLLGARYERVNMDADEVHGYSMMANQGVESAAFNTQSRDQTDDNLDLTALARYLYSDTLDIEMGLARKVRSPSLYERYTWSSWAMAATMNNFVGDGNGYVGDVNLKPETAYTASATFDWHASDRRWSIAATPFFTHVDDYIDAVALPAWGDDQFNVLQYANQSARLYGIDLSMQMPLASNDWGAWGLNGVINYTQGENRDTGDELYNIMPLNGRFTLSHQKGGWDNAIEWVVVDDKSDGADVRNEITTSGYSLINLRSSHSWNQVRLDFGVENLFDRYYTLPTGGAYTGQGRTMSMNGVPWGIAVPGMGRSAYVGVKVTF from the coding sequence ATGAATCGAACACCCCAATATTCGCTGTTTCAGTTGAGGCAATTAGCCGTTGCAGTTGCTTTTGCCTCGATTACCCAACTAGTCAACGCTGAGCAGTTCCAGATGGCTACTGTGTTGGTAGTGGAGAAGCCGGCACCAGCCGTACTGGACAATTCCGTGCAGCAACCTCCATCCGTCATTGAGATGCTTCGTGCCGCTACTAATGACAGTGCCAGCTTGTTACGTGACATCCCTGGCGTCAGTCTTTACGGTGCGGGTGGCGTGTCCAGCCTGCCAGCAATTCATGGTCTGGCTGATGACCGTCTGCGTATTAAGGTCGATGGTATGGACCTGATTGCCGCATGCCCAAACCACATGAACCCCCCTTTGTCCTATGTTGAGCCAAGCAATATCGGACTGCTCAAGGTTTATGCTGGTATCACTCCGGTCAGTGTGGGAGGGGATAGCATTGGCGGTACTATTATTGCGGAAAGTCCCGCACCTGAGTTCGCCCTCTCTGGTGAAGGTTATATCACCAAGGGTGAAGTTGGTACTTTCTATCGCAGCAATAATGCGGCTTTCGGAGGTAACCTTAGTGCCATTTATGCCACGGAAGATCTGAATATCAACTATAGCGGCTCATGGAGTCAGGCAGACAACTATACAGCGGGTGACAATTTCAAGAATTTTGTCGAAACAGGACGCCCTGGCCATACACTGGATCTGGATGAAGTGGGATCTACTGCATACGAAACCCAGAATCACGCGCTGAGCATCGCCTTCAGGACTGGTGATAATCTGTTTGAAACTCGATTCAGCTATCAGGACATGCCGGAACAACTTTATCCCAATCAGCGTATGGACCTGTTGGAAAACACCCAGAAACTAGCCAATTTCGCCTGGACTCGCGAATTTGATTGGGGGGTGATGAAAGCGCGTGCCTACCATGAAACCGTCGATCACTTTATGGACTTTGGCGATGACAAGCGTTTCTGGTATGGCGCGCTGTCCAACCCGGATGGACAGGCCTGCAGTCCGATCGGCTTTATGGTCGATGGTACTGCGACTACCTGTGCCGCTGGTATGCCCATGTACTCCGAGAGCGAGAATAGTGGCCTGAGTCTGAAAGCCGATATCAATCTGAACCCCGATCAACTCTTGCGCGTCGGTGCCGACCTGCAGCGTTACCGTCTTGACGATTACTGGACTGCGTCTGGCGGTGGTATGGGACCGGATATTTTCCAGAATATCAATAATGGCCAGCGAGACCGCTCGGCGCTGTTTGCTGAAGTGGAATCCAGCCATAACGAACGCTGGACTACCCTGTTGGGCGCACGTTATGAGCGTGTAAACATGGATGCCGACGAAGTACATGGTTACAGCATGATGGCAAATCAGGGAGTTGAATCGGCAGCGTTTAACACCCAAAGTCGTGACCAGACTGATGATAATTTGGATCTGACTGCACTGGCACGCTACCTGTACAGTGATACTCTGGATATTGAGATGGGGTTGGCTCGCAAGGTCCGTTCCCCCAGTTTGTACGAACGTTACACCTGGTCCAGTTGGGCCATGGCGGCGACCATGAACAACTTTGTTGGTGATGGTAACGGCTATGTGGGTGACGTTAACTTGAAGCCGGAAACTGCCTATACCGCTTCGGCGACATTCGACTGGCATGCCAGTGACCGCCGTTGGAGCATCGCAGCCACTCCGTTCTTTACTCACGTGGATGATTATATCGACGCAGTTGCTTTGCCTGCTTGGGGTGATGATCAGTTCAACGTGCTGCAGTATGCCAATCAGTCTGCTCGCCTGTACGGAATCGACTTGTCCATGCAGATGCCTCTGGCGTCGAATGACTGGGGAGCCTGGGGACTTAACGGTGTGATCAACTACACCCAGGGGGAGAACCGTGATACTGGTGACGAGCTGTACAACATTATGCCGCTGAACGGACGCTTCACACTGAGCCATCAGAAGGGTGGTTGGGACAATGCTATCGAATGGGTGGTTGTGGATGATAAAAGTGATGGTGCTGATGTGCGCAACGAAATCACTACCTCTGGCTATAGTCTGATCAATTTGCGTTCCAGCCATAGCTGGAATCAGGTACGCCTGGATTTCGGCGTGGAAAACCTGTTTGATCGCTACTATACCTTGCCAACTGGCGGTGCATACACCGGACAGGGCCGAACCATGTCCATGAACGGCGTACCCTGGGGTATCGCTGTACCGGGCATGGGCCGCTCCGCTTATGTCGGTGTGAAAGTGACCTTCTGA
- a CDS encoding SulP family inorganic anion transporter, translating to MYRLLSPSLKGDVFGGITAGVVALPLALAFGVASGAGAAAGLYGAIALGLIAALFGGTQVQISGPTGPMTVVFASAITTFGGSFEMALAVVLIGGLLQIVLGLLRTGALIHFIPYPVISGFMSGIGVIIIILQLAPLLGAPASASPLIALSRLGDTFHNINPEALGLGLLTLGIVFLTPLKISRFVPSPLIALIVCTLLSYFAGFNVAEIGHIPTGLPDLQLPNFTLQDWSVIVTLGVTLALLGSIDSLLTSLVADSITQTHHQPNRELIGQGLGNMLCSLIGGLPGAGATMRTVVNVNSGGTTRLSGVIHALFLLTLLMGAAPLASQIPLAVLAGILIKVGFDILDYRMLKRLKTAPRPETLIMATVFALTVLVDLVMAVGVGVVLAMGMLTQRVARESDISFDDRNGHHSHHVEKVGPGVRVVQVKGPLFFGSASHMLDRIETVDKVIDTQDIIIDCRKVDFMDLTAIFALDEMVERMLQHKLRPKVVTTPSIKAQLLQLNTAYLTEAIIFTNMKSALH from the coding sequence ATGTATCGCTTGCTCTCCCCTTCTCTAAAAGGTGATGTTTTTGGCGGCATCACTGCTGGTGTTGTTGCCCTTCCTCTGGCGCTGGCATTTGGTGTTGCATCTGGGGCAGGGGCTGCCGCTGGCCTCTATGGTGCGATAGCCCTGGGGCTGATAGCGGCATTATTCGGGGGAACACAGGTACAAATTTCCGGTCCCACCGGCCCAATGACGGTGGTTTTTGCTTCAGCAATCACCACGTTTGGCGGCAGTTTCGAGATGGCACTAGCGGTTGTGCTGATCGGCGGTCTGCTACAAATTGTTCTGGGACTGCTACGCACTGGCGCGCTGATTCACTTTATTCCTTACCCAGTAATTTCGGGTTTCATGAGTGGCATCGGCGTAATCATCATTATATTGCAGCTTGCCCCGCTTCTGGGGGCACCGGCATCAGCGTCGCCACTGATTGCCCTCAGTCGACTAGGGGACACATTTCACAACATCAATCCTGAAGCTTTGGGTCTGGGTTTATTAACACTCGGGATCGTTTTTCTAACCCCATTAAAGATTAGTCGCTTCGTGCCTTCACCACTGATTGCACTGATTGTTTGTACGCTACTGAGTTATTTTGCCGGTTTCAATGTGGCTGAAATCGGCCATATCCCCACTGGATTACCTGACCTGCAACTGCCCAATTTCACCCTACAGGACTGGAGTGTAATAGTTACACTGGGGGTTACTCTGGCATTACTGGGGAGTATTGATAGCCTGCTGACATCACTGGTGGCAGACTCCATTACCCAGACCCATCATCAACCCAACCGTGAACTCATCGGCCAGGGTCTCGGCAATATGCTCTGCTCTCTGATTGGTGGACTGCCTGGTGCTGGCGCAACCATGCGAACGGTGGTTAACGTAAACTCAGGCGGCACCACCCGGCTCAGCGGTGTTATTCATGCCTTGTTTCTGCTGACTCTATTGATGGGGGCTGCGCCCCTGGCATCACAAATTCCACTAGCCGTTTTAGCTGGTATATTGATCAAAGTCGGCTTCGATATTCTTGACTATCGCATGCTGAAACGACTGAAGACAGCCCCTCGACCAGAAACACTGATTATGGCGACGGTCTTTGCACTGACAGTACTCGTGGATCTGGTGATGGCAGTTGGGGTGGGCGTGGTTCTGGCAATGGGCATGCTAACACAGCGGGTAGCCAGAGAATCTGATATCAGCTTCGATGATCGCAACGGCCATCATTCCCATCATGTGGAAAAAGTAGGTCCGGGTGTTCGTGTAGTACAAGTCAAAGGCCCGTTATTCTTCGGATCTGCCAGTCATATGCTTGACCGGATCGAAACTGTCGATAAGGTCATTGATACACAGGACATCATCATTGACTGCCGCAAAGTCGATTTTATGGATTTAACCGCGATTTTTGCATTGGACGAAATGGTTGAACGCATGTTACAGCACAAATTGCGTCCAAAGGTTGTAACCACGCCCAGCATTAAGGCTCAGCTCCTTCAACTCAACACGGCCTATCTTACAGAAGCTATTATTTTCACCAACATGAAATCTGCATTGCATTAA
- a CDS encoding AI-2E family transporter has product MADNHGLKWLLGLAGVVVILAGLKTAEAIVIPIMLALFIAIISTPFLRGLTRRGVPSYMAVLIVLFVLIIFGGALGMIVSQSIDSFLMRMPQYQERLQTLTVDWLPYLERWDIPVNRDMVMNHFNPSQVMGLVGTTLSGIGSLLTNLFLVIFIVIFILLEEAGFSDKVKAALPNAEKSLRDAQGFMKQVNQYLMIKTTISFLTGVLVTLWLWWLDVDFPVLWGLIAMLMNYIPNVGSLIAAVPAVLLALVQLGVTDAMFVIAGYVTVNMVMGNLVEPRFMGRGLGLSPLVVFLSLILWGWLFGPVGMFLSIPLTMIVKIALEQNEGTRWVAILLGNEVPNTSE; this is encoded by the coding sequence ATGGCGGATAATCATGGATTGAAATGGCTGTTGGGGTTGGCAGGTGTTGTGGTGATACTTGCCGGACTTAAAACTGCCGAGGCTATCGTCATTCCGATTATGCTGGCACTCTTCATTGCTATTATCAGTACGCCCTTTCTGCGCGGTTTAACGCGCCGTGGCGTGCCTTCGTATATGGCGGTGCTAATTGTTCTATTTGTATTGATCATTTTTGGTGGTGCTCTGGGGATGATTGTCAGTCAATCGATTGACTCGTTTCTTATGCGCATGCCGCAATATCAGGAACGCTTACAAACCCTCACAGTCGACTGGTTGCCGTACCTCGAACGCTGGGATATCCCGGTTAACCGGGATATGGTGATGAATCACTTTAATCCATCTCAAGTGATGGGGCTGGTAGGTACGACACTGTCTGGAATAGGATCTTTGTTGACCAATCTGTTTTTGGTGATCTTTATCGTCATTTTTATTCTGCTGGAGGAGGCGGGTTTTTCCGACAAAGTGAAGGCGGCGCTGCCTAACGCAGAAAAGTCTCTGCGTGACGCTCAGGGTTTTATGAAACAGGTTAACCAGTATCTGATGATTAAAACCACTATCAGTTTTCTTACCGGTGTGCTGGTGACTTTGTGGCTCTGGTGGCTGGATGTCGATTTCCCGGTTTTGTGGGGATTGATTGCCATGCTAATGAACTACATACCCAATGTGGGTTCATTGATCGCTGCCGTACCGGCTGTGTTGCTTGCCTTGGTACAGTTAGGTGTGACTGACGCCATGTTTGTTATTGCGGGCTATGTAACAGTAAACATGGTGATGGGTAATCTGGTTGAACCTCGCTTTATGGGGCGTGGATTAGGTCTGTCACCCCTGGTTGTTTTTCTCTCTTTGATTCTTTGGGGGTGGCTGTTTGGGCCGGTGGGTATGTTCTTGTCCATTCCCCTGACGATGATTGTCAAAATTGCACTTGAACAGAATGAAGGGACCCGTTGGGTTGCTATTCTGTTGGGTAATGAAGTTCCGAATACCTCCGAATAA
- the gcvP gene encoding aminomethyl-transferring glycine dehydrogenase yields the protein MCPQSLSLHTLEHHDAFIERHIGPSIEEQQAMLTTTGFQTLEDMVQRTVPASIRCDIPAQLDSPRTEAETLERLKVIMSQNIVQRSMIGMGFTDAITPNVILRNVLENPGWYTAYTPYQPEISQGRLEGLLTFQQMIMDLTGLELANASLLDEATAAAEAMTLCKRMSKAKKANVFIVDEHLHPQNISVILTRAEPLGIDVVVGDVASLMELHDYFGVVVQYPDTLGNLKDYQALIAKAHEQKALFCAAADIMALVLLKSPGDLGADVVFGSSQRFGVPMGYGGPSAAYFATRDAFKRSVPGRIIGVSVDSRGKPALRMAMQTREQHIRREKAMSNICTAQALLANMAAFYAVYHGPEGLRIIASRIHRLTNILAAGLTSKGVTLLNNHWFDTLTLDLGFSRDSAYERASELGINLRKIGDTQLGITCDERTTREEVLTLWKALLGETHQLDIEAIDLELVQKGSASLPASLLRDNEILTHPVFNTHHSETEMLRYLKKLENKDISLVHSMIALGSCTMKLNATAEMLPVTWPELANMHPFAPREQALGYQQMINELDLMLRAITGFDAICMQPNSGAQGEYAGLMAIRNYLRAKGEGHRNVCLIPTSAHGTNPASAAMVDMKVVLVDCDAQGNVDVEDLRSKALEHKNDLAALMITYPSTHGVFEEEIKEICAIVHDCGGQVYMDGANLNAQVCISKPAEIGADVSHMNLHKTFCIPHGGGGPGMGPIGVKAHLVPHLANHPVVSVNNNDRSNTAVSAAPWGSASILSISWVYISLMGGTGLRQATEVAILSANYIAQRLNEHFPVLYTGRNGRVAHECIIDLRPLKERTGITEEDVAKRLMDFGFHAPTMSFPVPGTLMIEPTESEPKAELDRFIDAMIQIRQEIAAVEAGELTAEQSPLRHAPHTQADLMDPNWERAYSREQGAFPAEWLKEAKVWPSVNRIDNVYGDRNLFCACIPVEDYR from the coding sequence ATGTGCCCACAGTCACTTTCGCTACACACCCTTGAACATCATGATGCTTTCATTGAACGTCATATCGGCCCCTCTATTGAAGAACAGCAGGCTATGCTCACAACTACCGGGTTTCAGACCCTGGAAGATATGGTTCAGCGCACAGTACCTGCCTCTATTCGCTGTGATATTCCGGCGCAACTGGACAGCCCGCGTACCGAAGCCGAAACTCTGGAACGGCTGAAAGTGATTATGAGCCAGAATATTGTTCAGCGTTCCATGATCGGTATGGGCTTTACCGATGCCATCACCCCCAATGTAATTCTCCGCAACGTGCTGGAAAATCCAGGCTGGTATACTGCCTATACCCCTTATCAGCCGGAAATTTCTCAGGGACGCCTGGAAGGTCTGTTGACTTTCCAACAGATGATTATGGACCTGACCGGGCTTGAACTGGCCAATGCGTCTCTATTGGATGAAGCTACAGCAGCTGCCGAAGCCATGACGCTATGTAAACGCATGTCCAAGGCGAAAAAAGCCAATGTCTTTATCGTTGATGAACATCTGCATCCACAGAACATCAGCGTTATTCTGACTCGCGCAGAGCCGCTGGGTATTGATGTTGTCGTCGGTGATGTGGCCAGCCTGATGGAGTTGCATGACTACTTTGGTGTTGTGGTGCAGTATCCCGATACATTGGGCAACCTCAAAGACTATCAGGCATTAATTGCCAAAGCTCACGAACAAAAAGCGCTTTTCTGCGCCGCCGCAGACATTATGGCGCTGGTGCTGTTGAAATCACCGGGTGATCTAGGTGCCGACGTGGTATTCGGTTCATCGCAGCGTTTTGGTGTACCCATGGGTTACGGTGGCCCATCGGCGGCCTATTTTGCCACCCGCGATGCCTTCAAGCGTTCAGTACCGGGTCGTATCATCGGTGTATCAGTCGATAGTCGTGGCAAACCGGCACTGCGTATGGCAATGCAAACGCGTGAGCAGCATATTCGCCGTGAAAAAGCCATGTCCAACATCTGTACCGCTCAGGCATTGCTGGCCAATATGGCCGCCTTCTACGCTGTTTACCATGGTCCTGAAGGGCTAAGAATCATCGCCTCACGTATTCACCGCCTGACAAATATTCTGGCAGCAGGTCTTACCTCCAAAGGTGTTACCCTGCTTAACAACCATTGGTTTGATACCTTGACTCTGGATCTGGGCTTTTCACGCGATAGCGCCTATGAACGCGCCTCTGAGCTCGGCATTAATCTGCGCAAAATCGGCGACACCCAGCTAGGCATTACCTGTGATGAACGCACGACTCGTGAAGAAGTGTTGACCCTGTGGAAAGCGCTTCTGGGCGAAACGCATCAACTGGATATCGAAGCCATAGATCTTGAACTGGTGCAGAAGGGTTCAGCGTCACTGCCAGCCTCACTGCTACGGGATAATGAAATTCTGACCCATCCAGTCTTCAACACCCACCACAGTGAAACCGAAATGCTGCGGTATCTGAAAAAACTGGAAAACAAAGATATATCTTTGGTCCACAGCATGATTGCATTGGGCTCCTGTACCATGAAACTCAATGCCACCGCCGAGATGTTGCCGGTAACCTGGCCTGAACTGGCCAATATGCATCCGTTCGCACCCCGCGAACAGGCACTAGGCTATCAACAGATGATCAATGAACTGGATTTAATGCTGCGCGCAATTACCGGCTTTGATGCCATCTGCATGCAGCCCAACTCCGGTGCACAGGGTGAATATGCCGGTCTGATGGCAATACGAAACTATCTTCGCGCCAAGGGAGAAGGGCACCGTAACGTCTGTCTGATTCCAACTTCGGCCCACGGCACCAATCCAGCCTCAGCGGCGATGGTCGATATGAAAGTGGTACTGGTGGATTGTGATGCGCAGGGCAACGTGGATGTAGAAGATCTTCGCAGCAAAGCGCTGGAGCACAAAAACGACCTCGCTGCTCTAATGATCACCTACCCCTCTACGCATGGCGTATTTGAAGAAGAGATTAAAGAGATCTGTGCCATCGTGCATGACTGTGGCGGCCAAGTATATATGGACGGTGCCAACCTGAATGCTCAGGTGTGCATCAGCAAACCGGCGGAGATAGGTGCCGATGTCTCCCACATGAACCTGCACAAGACCTTCTGCATTCCACATGGCGGCGGTGGTCCAGGCATGGGACCGATCGGGGTTAAAGCCCATCTGGTTCCCCATTTGGCCAACCACCCAGTCGTGTCTGTCAATAATAATGACCGCAGCAATACCGCGGTATCAGCTGCGCCTTGGGGTAGTGCCAGTATTTTATCCATCAGTTGGGTGTATATCAGTCTGATGGGAGGGACCGGTCTGCGCCAGGCTACTGAAGTGGCCATTTTGAGCGCCAACTATATTGCCCAGCGCCTTAACGAACACTTCCCGGTACTCTATACCGGTCGCAATGGTCGCGTGGCACATGAGTGCATCATCGATCTGCGCCCCCTGAAAGAGCGCACCGGTATCACCGAAGAAGACGTTGCCAAGCGATTGATGGACTTTGGCTTCCATGCGCCCACCATGTCCTTCCCGGTACCTGGCACGCTGATGATCGAGCCAACAGAATCTGAGCCCAAAGCTGAGCTGGACAGGTTTATCGATGCCATGATTCAGATACGTCAGGAAATAGCGGCCGTTGAAGCCGGTGAACTCACCGCGGAACAAAGCCCGCTGCGCCATGCACCGCATACGCAGGCCGATCTGATGGACCCAAACTGGGAACGTGCCTACAGCCGTGAGCAGGGTGCCTTCCCCGCCGAGTGGCTAAAAGAGGCTAAAGTCTGGCCGAGCGTCAACCGTATCGATAACGTTTACGGTGACCGCAACCTGTTCTGCGCCTGCATACCGGTTGAGGATTACCGCTAA
- a CDS encoding MFS transporter encodes MLTTARTLLSLYASYGLLVLANALFTTLTSLRADLEGFTVQTVGLIMAGYFLGMFLGARYTSKVIQRGGHIRAFAAFASFMSLSPLMHVLFIDPWVWWVLRLIDGFCLAGLFIITESWLNARSDNKTRGSIMAIYMVVNYLASGLGQLFLLFASPDSFEAFAVASTCFSLSLLPLMMTRTEAPIPHPVTGFTVKPLLKVAPAGFFGAVCAGSVNAAFFAMAPIYVQTLNYSVQEISLFMMAGVFSGLVLQVPLGKLSDRIERRKVLAGVCFGALVFSLLMVMQSFFQLPFYWLLINVFCYGSLVFVIYPLSAAHVNDWSEPDQLMQTSSGLMIGYGSGAIFGPLLSSSLMSWIGPAALFAYIALNLLVMMFYAIYQSKVAGLQREKMEFVLQPSIQFPTDELYTAAQDDLTPVPEELYQTEDSLEDDSVTGVATADEASDSETGEDNFEDEAIAEGSVAQVLAADEVDAITDDADVSETQDADEPISTESLIEAWEQEQLSEAGAVPEADEQMLVQESKPAPTKD; translated from the coding sequence ATGCTTACCACTGCTCGTACCCTGTTATCGCTTTATGCCAGCTATGGTTTGTTGGTTCTGGCAAATGCACTCTTCACTACACTGACCAGCTTACGGGCCGATCTTGAAGGTTTCACCGTGCAAACGGTGGGTCTGATCATGGCCGGTTACTTTCTGGGGATGTTTCTGGGAGCGCGTTACACTTCCAAAGTGATCCAGCGTGGGGGACATATTCGGGCGTTTGCTGCGTTTGCCTCATTTATGTCTTTGTCTCCGCTGATGCATGTGCTGTTTATTGATCCCTGGGTCTGGTGGGTGTTGCGTCTGATTGATGGCTTTTGCCTGGCAGGTCTGTTTATCATCACCGAAAGCTGGCTGAATGCGCGTTCGGATAATAAGACACGTGGCAGCATAATGGCGATCTATATGGTGGTTAACTACCTGGCGTCAGGGCTGGGGCAGTTGTTTCTGCTATTTGCATCGCCGGATTCCTTTGAGGCCTTTGCTGTGGCTTCAACCTGTTTTTCTCTATCACTGTTGCCCCTGATGATGACCCGTACAGAGGCACCTATCCCACATCCGGTAACCGGTTTTACCGTTAAGCCTCTACTCAAAGTGGCGCCTGCCGGTTTTTTTGGTGCCGTCTGTGCTGGTTCTGTTAATGCTGCTTTCTTTGCCATGGCACCGATTTATGTGCAAACACTCAATTATAGCGTACAGGAAATCTCACTGTTTATGATGGCTGGGGTCTTTTCTGGTCTGGTGCTTCAGGTGCCACTGGGTAAGCTGTCAGACCGAATTGAGCGACGCAAGGTACTGGCGGGCGTGTGTTTTGGTGCTCTGGTGTTTAGCCTGCTGATGGTGATGCAAAGCTTTTTTCAATTGCCGTTTTATTGGCTGTTGATCAATGTATTCTGCTATGGCTCACTGGTGTTCGTGATTTATCCTCTGTCGGCCGCGCACGTGAATGACTGGAGTGAACCGGACCAACTGATGCAGACCTCATCAGGTCTGATGATAGGTTATGGTAGCGGGGCGATTTTCGGTCCCTTGCTGAGTTCTTCACTGATGTCCTGGATAGGGCCAGCTGCTTTGTTTGCTTATATTGCACTTAATTTGCTGGTGATGATGTTCTACGCTATATACCAGTCCAAAGTGGCCGGTCTGCAGCGCGAGAAAATGGAGTTTGTACTCCAGCCTTCGATACAGTTCCCGACCGACGAGCTTTATACCGCAGCACAGGATGATCTGACGCCGGTGCCTGAGGAGTTGTATCAGACTGAGGACTCACTAGAGGATGATTCTGTCACTGGAGTGGCAACTGCAGATGAAGCGTCTGACAGTGAAACGGGCGAGGATAATTTTGAGGATGAGGCAATTGCAGAAGGGTCGGTTGCACAGGTCTTGGCTGCTGACGAGGTGGATGCCATTACCGATGACGCAGATGTGTCTGAAACGCAAGATGCTGATGAGCCGATCAGTACAGAATCACTGATTGAAGCCTGGGAGCAGGAACAGCTCAGTGAAGCTGGCGCGGTTCCTGAAGCTGATGAGCAGATGCTGGTTCAGGAATCCAAACCAGCACCCACAAAGGATTAG